A genomic stretch from Geitlerinema sp. PCC 9228 includes:
- a CDS encoding type II CAAX endopeptidase family protein codes for MNPDSKGVTRNRVPAIALAPFLLITFGLTWGILALYILLPEVMAAIFGQMSGHHPLFILAVWTPAIAAFIVISYYAGLVGLRRYLLRMLLWRAPLAWYVFLVSIPLLFYCGAAIKGNLFTDPFPFTSLSALLSAFFIAFITGPIEEFGWRGLALPLLQRRFAPIWAALILGVIWGVWHLPAFLLSGTQQSGWSFTPFLVGSIALSLMVTPMFNASRGSILLPFLFHFQLINPIWPDAQPYDIFFFVAAALIIVLVNRKTMFRKAGAVTKVIPPKIQTKMAGKLTKKTTP; via the coding sequence ATGAACCCTGACTCGAAAGGTGTGACCCGCAACCGTGTTCCTGCGATCGCTCTGGCACCTTTTCTACTCATTACCTTTGGTCTGACTTGGGGCATTCTTGCCCTTTATATCCTACTACCAGAAGTAATGGCGGCGATATTTGGTCAAATGAGTGGACATCATCCGCTCTTCATCCTGGCTGTATGGACTCCAGCGATCGCAGCATTTATAGTCATCAGCTACTATGCTGGATTGGTAGGCTTACGGCGTTATCTGTTGCGGATGTTGTTGTGGCGTGCCCCCCTAGCCTGGTACGTTTTTTTAGTTAGCATACCACTATTGTTTTACTGCGGGGCTGCCATCAAGGGCAATCTTTTCACCGATCCATTCCCTTTTACCTCGTTGTCAGCGCTGCTGTCGGCTTTTTTCATTGCTTTCATCACTGGACCAATCGAGGAATTTGGCTGGCGAGGGTTGGCACTGCCACTGCTGCAACGGCGGTTTGCCCCCATTTGGGCTGCACTTATATTAGGGGTCATCTGGGGGGTTTGGCACTTGCCAGCCTTTCTCCTGAGTGGTACGCAGCAAAGTGGCTGGTCGTTTACGCCATTTCTGGTCGGTTCCATTGCCCTTAGCCTGATGGTGACTCCCATGTTTAATGCTTCGCGAGGGAGTATCTTGCTACCATTTCTATTTCACTTTCAGCTTATTAACCCCATCTGGCCCGATGCTCAACCCTACGACATCTTTTTCTTTGTAGCAGCCGCTCTCATAATTGTCTTAGTTAACCGCAAAACCATGTTCCGTAAAGCCGGAGCGGTTACCAAAGTGATTCCCCCAAAAATACAGACGAAGATGGCAGGCAAGCTCACTAAAAAGACTACCCCATGA